From Amaranthus tricolor cultivar Red isolate AtriRed21 chromosome 4, ASM2621246v1, whole genome shotgun sequence:
AAAtggtatttaaaaaattacaatcaagGCATACTAATTAATTTGTATAATAAGTTGGTAACAATCAAAAATTCAATGTTAGTATTATAATCAGAACTATTTTGTAATAGAAGTTAAATGTTTTTATCTTAcatattacataattaagtgagTGGCCTCTCAAGGTTATTCTTTCTTAGATGTAAAATGAATAGaagtacaataataataataataataataataataataataataataacattaaattaCATGTATTTTAGTCTATATTCCATTCAATCATAATTAATTGAAAGATTTTCTTAgaactattatttaattttatgaacATTTTTATACAGCTTCACGTGAAAATAAATGAAAGTAAATATgcaaaatttagtattttaatattGACATATAGGATTTCAAAAGCAATAGCATTATAACAAATAtgcattatattatattattatattatataatataatataatatgatggAACTCTAAAGAACAAATAATAATCATAGTCTAAAAGCAAGCCCTTCATATAGGGAGTAGAGAGACCTAAATAATTTCATGAATTGTTAAATTTGAGCATGGCTCAACAAATTGTATAAGAATATGGGTATTGAACCATCTaaatggagaaaatgatgtatGACTATGCATTACTTGGTGGCCAAAGTGTACTTTTAGCAAGAAAATAGCAAAAGAAAAATGGTTACCCAAAGGAGGAACTTGaaacaaattcatcaaaattgtAAAGGCAATTCACAATAAACCCCACCATCCTCCATTGATTCAATGTTACATGATTCATCTTAAACAAGACAAGTGAATCCTCCTAAAGTTCAATTTTGTTACAATTCAAATTGAAACACATAACATGAACTATTTACGTGCACTACCCCATAATGAACTACTCCATTAAaagggagtatataatataggactttttttttttcatgttatgaaaaattaggaaaaaaaagctctgataccatgtagagATTAATGGCACGCATCAAAAAATGTCGCCCTTGTATTATGTACTACTTCTCCATATATAATACAATGAAAGTTAAATTAGGCAAAAGATAATTTCGGAAATGCTCCTAAATTATCGTAACCAAATTAGTAAATATTCCTAAATTACCTTAACCCCATCATATGAGatatttacacaataatatcgcaatatacttctatatagATAAAGAAAAACATACTCTTATCTACATATTATGATAGAAATAGTACATTCGTTGAACATTCAAaatatttgtttgttaattaaaacatttgataaaatatgtttttaaaagGTAGATTTTTATTAGGAAAAGTAGGCCAATTAATTTAGCAAAAGCAAATAAGActtttctatatattttttttgcttaaatttttttcaaaaaactaatTCGAAAATCAATccttaaataaataatgtatcAAAACTAATAGAGTACTTGTATGAGAATGTACCCAAAATTAAACATAAACCATACCAATGAATTACTCCGTCTTGCTCATTTAAGATTATGTCATTAGAAccatcaaaattttgactaaataaatCACAATCAATTATGACTTGACTTGatttaaaataatgttattataaaatCTAAATTACATTgtcaatatatttaatatttaatttaatttataaaaaaataagaatcaaaATTAATCAACTCTGAGATTACTATATCCAATTTAAGGTCCATTATTTTTAAGGgcccaaaaaaattaatatatccaATATTTGTATTAAATAATCTCTCCATTTTAATGACTTTAATTTGTTCATTTTATTTGGGCACGCATGccaaaatatatattgaattcttaatatttctaatggtgcataattaaaaattatacaaaatagatattaataatcattgcattgagacgaattaaataagattccacttgactatgttttaacaacaaaatacaaattaagagtgcaCTGTgaatagtattaaaaaattaaataggacaAAGTCACTGAAACGAAGGTAGTATTAAAAAATACTTCCTATGTTTTCAAATGTTCtttcaattcattttttttacagATCTCAATGCATActttaaattcaaattattttaatcatgggtttttaagaattttaaaaagctaatatttaaaatgtatatattgagatgaatctaacaagattccagataaatatgttttttcttataagTTTGACACTGGTAAATTCTATTCTAGAACACATATATATGATCCATTAAACAATTGTAATTAGAGAGATAAAAGAAGCAaattagagagagaaagtaagAAGAAGAAATCCTGATTCCCCACAATAGTCTGTACTGAGTGTCCTGAGTCCTCACTGATGGACAAATCTGGCACACCAATAATGCTTAATAGGAATGGGGACCTTTTCCATACCAGACAACTCTACCTTTCTCTTCCtactctctctttctctcttcttcttcttccaccTACTCTTTCAGACCTTCCCTAATAtatctcttcttcctccttctcttctccctattaattaattaactctttttttttttctcttttaaaataaaaaaacaaatcattTTTTTCCATTTCTGTTTGCATTTTCCAATGCTACTACAtctaaattaaactaaattttttacttttaattttaatcttggGACTCCATCATTTATTACTACTCTTTTATATGAatgtttgttttcttttttaaaaaataaataaattagagaGTGTAATCATAAGAAGATTTGTTATTTATTGCAAATTTGTACTTTTGAGTTCACCAAACTTTTGGGTTTTGCTATTATGGAGAAGCTCCGAGGACCCATTAATCCTTGTGTatgtttttttctattttttgttcattttttcatGCTTTATTCATACcatttttgatattattatttatttctactttttttttctaatagaGGTAGGTCgagaaaacaaaaagaattgaacATAAAGTAATAGTTATTTTAATTgagataaaatttgattttctatTGGTTAAGGATATAGACTTGCATTTACTCACCTTACCTTCCTAATTCTCTAACATTTATTGCTTCATAGTAACACCATTAAAAAATGGAAATTCTCTAGTTATTTATTACTTGTTAAATTATTTCATGCTTTAATCATACTATTTTTGATAttcctatatattttttaaaatagttatatttttttaattgagataaaacttgatattttttataatttattaaggaTATAGACTTGCATTTACTCACTTTACCTTCCTAATTCTCTAACATTTATTGTTTCATAGTAACACCATTAATATCTCCCTGAAAAATGGAAATTCTCTGGTATTTATTCCTTGTTAAATCATTTTTTTCTCTGTctctaataattaatttatttatttgggtTTATTTTTCAGTTGATTGCAGAAGATTTGGAAGTGGGTTGGTTAGAAGAATTCATAAACACCACAGGAAATCTCAAATTTGAAGATAACCCTTATAAATATAATCTTGAAGAATGCAATTATGGAGATAATAATAATGCagattattttcataataataattttccaaatttagaagataaaatccCATTTTTACAAATGTTACAAAGTGTTGAAATTCCCCAACAACAAGAAGAACCAAATTTCCAGCTTCTTTTAAGATTACAACAACACCAGAAATTGATGGGTTATACTGAAATTGAGATTAATCATGGGGTTAATGATGGGTTAATCATGGATTTGCCTGTGATTAAATCAGAAAATGATGGGATTAATCAAGTTATTATGGAAGAaacaaagaaatttaaaattaagagaAATAATTTGgggaagaataataataataataatggtgctAATGGTGGtgtaattaaagaaaaaaggaaaagaaaaagaacagTAAAACcagcaaaaaataaacaagaagTGGAAAATCAAAGAATGACTCATATTGCCGTTGAAAGGAATCGAAGAAGACAAATGAATGAACATCTTAATGCTCTTCGTTCTCTCATGCCACCTTCCTATGTTCAAagggtaagttttttttttttcttttaattattattttttttggctttttttatttgttgaagttaataaaaacaatatacaaaatatattgTTTGTAttacttttgaattttttggGTCCCTCTTTATTTTTGGTGGGTTTTTTTAGTTGCTTAATAACGTTCATTGGTACTTCCATTATATTCTAGTAGTAGAAGTATGATTGAATATGCAATATTATATAGTTTATAACATTTTGCatgataaggaaaaaaaatgaaataattgtactttcattaaattaattttatttttataaaattttttgggtttaatttCTAAGCATAGGCACAGCTAGGGTTGGTCAGGATCGACCATAAttcttaatttttgaaaatttcctTTACGATATTGGCTATGGGAACTTAATTATATGAAATTTGCGCCTCAAGCAATTATAGTTTAGTCTTTTGGCTCACTTTCATTATAAGTGTTGGCTTCACTAGTGTTTCTAAATACACACAATGTAATTAATAGGAGTAATATGAGATTACTTAGCTTATGGTTAACTTGTGGTTGAGgctccaagatatgttatatattctaatatgCCACCTCACATGAGAGTCCTTTGGACCTGAAGTGTGGATGCGACACAGGCCTCTTAATACCTAGCCCTGactattccactttaaataagggttggttgagattcgaatctGTAAGCTCTTGTTTCACTGGCTTCTGATGTCAtgtcaaaaaaccaactcaaccaaaaacttaagcttatggttgaggccccaaatatgttatatactctaacataggCGTTTAAAGCgataaaattatttagaaaGTATCATAAGTTATAAAATTACACAGGGCGTTCAtaaaatttgttgatttttactCCACCCTGTGACGGCTTTGCTGGTATTTTGTGAAAATTgacttaattttgaaaaaataatgcaGGGTGACCAAGCATCAATAATAGGAGGAGCAATAGATTTTGTGAAGGAATTAGAGCAAATGCTTCAATCTCTAGaagcaaagaaaaaaataagacaatatGAAGAAAACGGCGACGTTTCAATGACTTCAACATCTACATCTCCTTCCTCAAACATGCATTTAAACAACAATGGATTTATGGCAtccccatcatcatcatcatcatctcaaTTTCAATTAAGGAATCAATTCCATTCCCAAGAAGAAAT
This genomic window contains:
- the LOC130811040 gene encoding transcription factor bHLH57-like, giving the protein MEKLRGPINPCLIAEDLEVGWLEEFINTTGNLKFEDNPYKYNLEECNYGDNNNADYFHNNNFPNLEDKIPFLQMLQSVEIPQQQEEPNFQLLLRLQQHQKLMGYTEIEINHGVNDGLIMDLPVIKSENDGINQVIMEETKKFKIKRNNLGKNNNNNNGANGGVIKEKRKRKRTVKPAKNKQEVENQRMTHIAVERNRRRQMNEHLNALRSLMPPSYVQRGDQASIIGGAIDFVKELEQMLQSLEAKKKIRQYEENGDVSMTSTSTSPSSNMHLNNNGFMASPSSSSSSQFQLRNQFHSQEEMKGNGNVGEGMVMRKSNNTNEEFSAERKSALADIEVVVIQNHVNLKIKCERRHGQLLKAIVAFEELRLNVLHLNITSLHNLVHYSFNLKIEEDCKLGSADEVARAVHQIFSLINLSPQLN